CGCGCGGATTCGTCCTGCCTATGACGAGCAGTCCGAGCACGGTCGGCACGGCCGAATTCGCCGCATCCACCATCTTCGTAACCGCGAGGCGCTGCTCGAAGGTGCGCTCGTTGGCCTCCAGCACGTCGGGCGCGAAGGCGGCCGGAAGGTATTCGTTCTCGAACCGCACCCGGTCGAGGTCGGCGAGCGTAGCGGAAACCATCGGGCGCACGTCGAACGGCGTATCGCGCGCGCGGCGCTTCTCGGTGAGGATGCGCTCATCCTGCGCGCTGGCGATCCCCCGTCTCGGGCCGATGCGGATGTGAACGCGCCCGCGGTACCGCACGGGTGGCGAGTCCGACGGCTCGACGGTGATCACCGCCATGTCCGCACCGCGCAACCTGCGCTTGGACACGGTCATCGTCGGAGGAGGGACGATGTTTCCGTCGGTCTTGATGTCCGAGAGTTTCAGCAGAAGATCGTCGGTGACCGCGATCGCGCTCGCCTCGCCGGTGCGGTCGCGTGCGCCGATGAACACCACGCCCGGCCGGCGATGGTCGGGAAGATCGTTGGCGAACGCGCAGACGGCCTCCCGAACCTTCGTCGGCGCGTCCCCTCCAAACGATTCCTTTCGCTCGGCGAGATCGGATTCGAGGTCCGAGAGCATCGCCTCGAGCTCCGCATCCGTGTAGTTCGTCATTCTCCGGCTGTTTCGGCTCGTAATCGCAATCGCAGTGAGTTCGGCAAGCTATTTCCTGCACGACGTGCGGAACAGTAGCCAAAGATAGCCGCGCGGGGCCATCAACCCGCTTACAACCTTCCGCTCCTCCGGCGAATCACAGGGGGCGCATTCCCGCCGCGGCCGCGCCCAGCCCCGCGCGCCGCCCGATCCGTCCGCCGGTTCGAGGAGCCTTCCGATGAAGCATCTCCCCTGTATTTGCGCGGTCGCCATCTCCCTTGCGGTCACTGCGATGGATGCCGTCGCGCAGAACGCCGCGTCCACTGATCTCGTAGGGCTGTGGCAGGCGAAGCGCGGGTTCGACACCGGCGCGGCGGGGCGGCTGGTGGTGGACCGCGCGGGTGGCGGATGGCGCGCGGCGATCGCGGGGCGAACGGCGGCGGTCCGCGTGGCGGGCGACACGGTGGCGTTCGCGCTGCCGGACAGCTCGGGACGGTTCGTCGGGCGCTTCGACGCGGGGCGCTCGCGCATCACCGGGCATTGGGTGCAGCCGCGGACGGTGACGAGCGGCAACTGGTACGCATCACCGCTCGCGCTGGCGAGCTGCGGCGCGAACTGCTTCGCGGGCACCGTCATCCCTGCGGCCGACGAGCTCACCTTCTTCATCCGCGTGGAGCGGCGGCCGGACGGGCGGCTGGCCGCGCTCCTCCGCAACCCGGAGCGCAACCTGGGCGGCCAGTTCATCCGCCTCGCGCGGATCGAGGCGGACGGCCCCGGGGTGCGGCTGCTCGACCGGCGCGACTCCGTGCTCTTCCGCGGCGAGTTGCGCGACGGGGTGATGACGGTCTACATCCCCGGCCGCGGCGGCTCGTACGACTTCCAGCCGGTGCGCGGGGACGCGTTCACCTTCTTCTATCCCCGCGGCCGTCCCACCGCGAGCTACACCTACGTCCCGCCGCGGCAGCGCGACGACGGCTGGCCGGTGGGTACGCTCGACCAGGCGGGGATCTCGCGCGAGCGGATCAGCGCGGCGCTCGACTCGCTGATCGACACGCCGGTGGACTCGATCGGCGCGCACAAGCTGCACTCGCTGGTGATCGCCCGCCACGGCAGGATCGTGCTGGAAGAGTACTTCTACGGCGCCGACGCCGACATCCCGCACGAGACGCGCTCGGCCTCGAAGACGGTGACCACGGTGATGGCCGGCGCGGCGATGCAGGCGGGCGCGCGCGTCGGTCCGGCGACGCCCGTGTACGCGACGCTGCGGCCCGGCGCGGCGGGGCTCGACGCGCGGAAGCGGGCGCTCACGCTGGAGCATCTGCTCAACATGGCGTCGGGGTACGACTGCGACGACAGCGGCGACCGTCCGGGCGACGAAGACGTCATCACCCAGCAGGCGGACAATCCCGACTGGGCTTCGGT
The nucleotide sequence above comes from Longimicrobium sp.. Encoded proteins:
- a CDS encoding ATP-binding protein, producing the protein MTNYTDAELEAMLSDLESDLAERKESFGGDAPTKVREAVCAFANDLPDHRRPGVVFIGARDRTGEASAIAVTDDLLLKLSDIKTDGNIVPPPTMTVSKRRLRGADMAVITVEPSDSPPVRYRGRVHIRIGPRRGIASAQDERILTEKRRARDTPFDVRPMVSATLADLDRVRFENEYLPAAFAPDVLEANERTFEQRLAVTKMVDAANSAVPTVLGLLVIGRTNPRDFIPGAYIQFLRIAGRELGDPVIDELAVDGPLSELLKGIDQKLQSHNRTSVDITSGPREERRSDYPLAALQQLVRNAVMHRTYEATHAPVRVYWYDDRIEITSPGGPFGTVSAENFGEPGAADYRNPNLAEAMRVLGFVQRFGFGLAIARRALAENGNPPLELGVQASHVTATVRAAA
- a CDS encoding serine hydrolase codes for the protein MKHLPCICAVAISLAVTAMDAVAQNAASTDLVGLWQAKRGFDTGAAGRLVVDRAGGGWRAAIAGRTAAVRVAGDTVAFALPDSSGRFVGRFDAGRSRITGHWVQPRTVTSGNWYASPLALASCGANCFAGTVIPAADELTFFIRVERRPDGRLAALLRNPERNLGGQFIRLARIEADGPGVRLLDRRDSVLFRGELRDGVMTVYIPGRGGSYDFQPVRGDAFTFFYPRGRPTASYTYVPPRQRDDGWPVGTLDQAGISRERISAALDSLIDTPVDSIGAHKLHSLVIARHGRIVLEEYFYGADADIPHETRSASKTVTTVMAGAAMQAGARVGPATPVYATLRPGAAGLDARKRALTLEHLLNMASGYDCDDSGDRPGDEDVITQQADNPDWASVILALNLVREPGDSAVYCSINPHLAGVVLSRATGRWLPDLWHDLVAQPLGIDRYYIPLTPTEDAYMGGGWLLRIRDFMKLGQVYLNGGTWQGRRIVSEDWVRRSTEPRYPMGTRARYGYLWWMMDYPYAGRTIRAYFASGNGGQYVMVIPELDLVIGANGGNYNDRAGFQTVVDLIPRVILPAVAAGR